Genomic segment of Oncorhynchus keta strain PuntledgeMale-10-30-2019 chromosome 12, Oket_V2, whole genome shotgun sequence:
TTGAGTCTTTGCCCGACAAAGTGATGTTAGGATATATAAGTTATCCTGTACGAGCTTTTGTGTCGAATACATTAcattgttacaggtgtcaagcttatagGCTTGTGGCAGGAGTGTGTAGGACGGATGTTCCtaggtgtgcagaagggcatgagacaaaggaatgtgtagcattggggaaagtagtggtCGGTGTTAATAGTGAGGGTGCCCGCAGagctggggatcagaaatgtccggtgcaagagaggcaggttgaggtttccagaagttgtcatatgctgaggcagtgaagaaactataggaagatgggtcaagggggaAGGATCCTGAGATCCTTCCCTTTTATCtaagaggagtggtgtgagtagtagatctgtaccagtaaaCAGGGATAGGCTAACAAGTGATATGTTTCATTCAGATTAGATTTTTAgcatttatagcaatggttatTAACTGTACTGCATGGATGGAATGTAAGTCATAGAAAATTGTTgaggtggcagctgcagagaggtatttgggtgtgtaagacttgacatcagaagagttacagggtgtgttaaaaataaaaaagtggtGGTGTCCCAGGTTGTGGTGGTGTCCCCGGTTCAGGTTGTTGGCCTGAGGTAGGACTAAATAGATTTAAATAGCGGATTATAAATAGCGGGTGgcgttactttttattattatagGGTTTTATTTTTTTGTGAGTGTAGTGtaagatggtagggtatttatttattttgttcaaGCAAAGTATAAGGGAGTTGTACTCCAGTCTAATAGATGACAGTAATGCAACATTTAATGGCTGCCAACTGCCGTTTAACCTCATCGAAGAAGAAGAGAGCGCAACGACCGATAGACGAGAACATCTTTGGCGCAAGGTTGGTTTCTTCAGATTTTGACCACGCCCACTGCTGAATGCGGAACTCACCAGTTGCTGCTGTTTGTGTGCATGAAGGTAGATAAAGAACAAATCTAAAGCTATTGTTCGTTTTATTTTTGTTGGCTGTTGTAGTTATGAATTTTATTATTTTATCTAAGATGTTTTGTGGCATCTagtgttctgttattattctccATCAGGGCATTTTTTCTTGCTAACtgaacaacaggtgtagctgacatttgttagctagttagctgctGACGTACCTTACTAAAGGTATCATAGTTGTTGATTACTTTATGCATATTTGCTCGTTTTATTTTCTTCCACTGTTTTTAAACATTTATGATCCACAATTGGCTATGATGTAGATCaactacactgagtataccaaacaaaggcacttaaatattttgtcttgcccattcaccctctgaatggcacacagacacaatccatttcttaattgtctcaaggcttaaaaatccttatttaatctgtctcctccctgccatctacactgatttgaattggatttaacaagtgacatcgataagtgatcatagctttcatggaaagagcaggtgttcctaatgttttgtatactcagtgtatgtatatatttttggtCGGCTGTGATTGAAATGTTGACTGGCTGCAATAGCTTTTACCTCGACACCTgttcaaccccccccccacactcctGTTCTACAGGTTTTAGAGAACTTTCCCTTGATGTGAACTGAAGATTGTACTGCTCCCCAACATGACACATACACAAGcacacatgtgtgtgtgcatgatcaTCACACTACTCTTTGCCTCTGGACATGCAGAAGAAATTATAAAAGATGGAACACAGAACCGTTCTCTGGTATCCATCCACTACCTTGCCAGTTTACCTACTCTCCGGGATATCATAGTGAAAGAGGGAGCCAGCACTCTGATTGAGTGCAATGTCACTGGAAAGCCAGATGACATTCAGTGGTACAATTCCAAAGGGCACGTTCTGGGTGCGGAAGAGGGAGGTAATACATACAGCCAACTCTATCAACTTCTAGTTACCTGAAACCATCTGATGAATTGCTTTACATTGTATTATTAAAAGCAGGTTTAACTAACTTGATTTCTTTCCGGAAGGTGGGAAATGGCTGATTCAGGACAAGAGCTTTTTAAATATCACAACGGTCAGTTTTGAAGACCGAGGCCGATACACCTGCATAGCCTCCAGCTCGGCAGGAACCTCAAACTACACCATCACCTTACGGGTGGCCTACGTCCACAGCGGCCTGGGCCTGTACTACGTCATTGTTTGTCTCATCGCCTTCACCATCACCATGATCCTCAATGTCACGCGCCTCTGCATGGTCAGCAGTCACCTGAAGAAGACGGAGAAGGCCATCAACGAGTTCTTCCGCACCGAGGGAGCTGAGAAGCTCCAGAAGGCCTACGAGATAGCCAAGCGCATCCCCATCATCACCTCAGCCAAGACCATGGAGTGGGCCAAGGTCACCCAGCTCAAGACCATGGAGTTTGCCCGCCACATGGAGGAGCTGGCCCGCAGTGTGCCACTTCCCCAGACCATCCTCAGTTGCAGGGCCTTTGTGGAGGAGGTTATGGAGACGGTGCACACCTCGGTGGGGGCGACAAGCCTCCAGAAAGCTATAGAACCAGCCAACCCAGAGGGGAGAGGTAAAACCTGTGAGGTCCAGATGTCAGCAGAGCAGCAGGGCCCAGCAGCACATGGCAGAGAGGATGTTGATGGTACCATTGAAAACAGCCTGGACATTGAGGTGTCTGTACACCCTATGTCCAACTGTGAGGATGAGAAGTGGGCTGAAGGGGATGAGGTGTCTGTACCCATGCTGGGGCCATGCTCCAGTGGGAGTGTGGCTTATGAAAGTCGCATTTAGTCGTGCCAGTCAGGTCTTTACAACTAATATTTTCAAGTTAGTTGAGAGGTCAAAAGCAAAGGGCTGCTCAGATGGCAACCACAGATGGTGGGAGTTGAGGGGTATTTTGTGTTTAGGATGCTACTGCCTATTTCATAGAGAAAATACACTGGATGAAACCTAAAGATGTTTCAGAGATGAGGCCTTGTGGTTACTTCCCTACCTGATAACAATGGTATTTGATAGCTATGGTGGGAGGTGATGAGAGGATTGTGTTCGGTTTTTACATCTTTATTTACTTCACTACTTGCCTCAGTTTAAAGGAAGGATTGATTTGGTTGTTTGCTTGTGTGTTTGTAACTTAACAAATTAGAAAAAATAAGAAAcctgcacactgctcttgctagtatcactgctctttattAAGCTTTATGTATCAGCCTTcaaaaagctctgacgaaggccttgaggcTGATATGTAAAGCTTaataaagagcagtgatactaatgaGTAGTGTTCGGGATTCTTCTTTTTTCTCATCTTATTCAACCATGCACCTGCAACAGAGAtggctcagatgtgcgagtgcctttttgAATTTTGTATCTTAACAAATAACATGTTGTTTTTAAAATCACTTGGAATATGGGTTGCACAAGGCAATCTAGCAAATTAAGTACAATTTTACTTGGGGTAATGGGTGTAAtcagtggtataaagtacttaagtaaaaaatacttaagtactacttaagtagttttttggggtctgtactttactatttatagtttaaaaacttttacttttacttcactacattcctaaagaaaataatgtattttcgtagcctagtggttagagcgttggactagtaaccggaaggttgtgagttcaaacccccgagctgacaaggtacaaatctgtcgttctgcccaggcaggttaacccactgttcccaggccgtcattgaaaataagaatatgttcttaactgacttgcctggttaaataaaggtcaaatttaaaaaaatgtaaattaaaaatggtctaattcacacactcaAGGGAGCATacccggtcatccctactgtctctgatctggcggactcacaaagcacatgcttcgtttgtaaattatgtctgagtgttggtgcgTGCCCCGAGCTCTCCGTAAATTAAAAAAACAAGGAAATGTGTGAAATATGTCTGGTTaatttaatataaggaatttgaaatgatttttactttttatactcaagtatattttagcaatatttccttttgatacttaagtatatttaaaaccaaatacgtttagacttttattcaagtagGATTTGACTaaatgactttcacttttacttgagtctcTCTAAGGTAtaatttactcaagtatgacaattgggtacttttttgaCCACTTGGTGTAATTCTGCTATCTTTCCAGTTGGTGGGGATGTTGCACAACTTTTACAGAGCCAACTGTTTGGTCTCTGAGGTAGAACACTAAATATATTACTTTAAACTGACAAAGGTTATATTGGATAACTATAGGGCCAGTTGATACTAAGGTTGAATAAACATCTCATCTCTCATGAGTCACACCTAATGACATGTGCTCTACATACATGACTCCTACTTGTCTACCTGTAAAACAGGTTTGTATTATAGAAATGACTATATTGTTAAAATTACATTAGAATATATTCAGGTTAAATGGCAGTCAGACTGTAACTTGGCTTCAGTGAAGTAAACAGTGATCACTATGGGGACAAACTAgtacagggacagacacagtgtgATGCTCTTCCTACCTCTTCTTTCTTCAGTGTGTGTTTGAGGGCAGATTCATTGAATTTGACCAAATATGGGTAATATGCTAATGACTTAATTCCTACACCAGCCTCAAGTATAGAACAAAGTATGAGTTGGTTGAATGAGTAGTGCTTCTCTGGCACTCTTATCTTACTGAAGGACTTTGAACAATTGCACTTCAAACAGTGGAAGATTAGCTCAATTTCTCATTGCTGTTGGTCCAaaggtgtgtgcttgtgtgttttagggtgtgtgtttgtgtgtttacctACAGTGATTAATTGGCCCAGCCCAAAACAATTGATTATTATCAGGGTGAAAACATTGGGTGCCAACTCATTATAACCTGCTTTTTAATGTTTGGAATTGTAGACCTTGAAGTCTAACTTGCAGAGCTCACAAATGAAGTGTTTAAAAATAGTAATAAATATGTCTAAAAACACAGATTTTTTTACTTCCTTTGCAAATCACAGAAACTTCTGAGTAAAGATTGGCTGCCAGATTGGCTGTCGTTGTAATGAACCCCAGCAGTGCTTTACCCATGGGTTATTCATTCAGGCATCGGACAATGCAATAATATATCATCTAGTGATTATTCTGGGTACGGGTGGCAGGAATGGAATGGAAATCCTCTGACGTCAGCAGACGGAATGGATAATAATCTCATATGTTGATATTAACTGCTTAAGTTTTGAGAAAGAgatgttttgagaatgagacGTGAGTAGAAAAAGCCCTGAAGCTATTTCTTTCCTCCCAATGAACTCTGACATCTGAGCCTTGAACAGCTTCAACAAAATCTTTAAAACTGTATGGTCTGGACCATTCCAGCTGTCAATCCATTTGAAACAGTCGGTTTTGTGGGGTGACTGACCTCAGCCATTTCTAAAACATTATGCACTTCGCCTACACTAGTTTCTGTCTGCAAATTGCTACCAATTCTCTGGATTATATGAGAGATGAACATCAGACAGCATGAAAGGGAAAAAGAGATACGAGCCTGAAACTGAACCCAAAATAATTTAATTGAATCCTGCCATGATTGAAAAAAACTCCCCTTTTTCCCCCTGCGATAGCTTTTATCTAACTCTTATCTGGAATATACTGTATTTGCGAAAATAGGTCACGATAAAGAGCAGCGTATTAGCACACGACTGAACCAGCCTAATAGAAGCATTATAGTCATATGTACCAGCCAAGAGATAAGACGCATGTTATCACACCAGGCCTTGTAAGTCAGAGTAAGACTAATAGAATGGAAGCCAATCCAGTAATCCAGTAGTTCTCCTCTGTATGGAACCAGAGGGTTGAGTTCCTCACACAATATCTGGAAAAACAAAGCAAAATTTGATTTAAGAGTCCTGCCGTTGTTCTGTGTGTAAAACAGAGGCAATTAGCAATGATACAATGGTGTATTGTTCATTAAAGGCTTTCTGTTCACTATGTTGGATACATTGTACCTTCTTTTTTTTATACATTGTACTTGaacatttttacatttgaatTCGGGTATTTGCCCTTTGTGCAACTGTTGATAGATAAGGGGCCTTATAAATAATGTACTTAATGTACATAACCGTTTGATTGATTATATCAGCTGTCACACCCCAGCTGTCTGGTTGGTTGACTGTACACCCCACCCACCCAGCTGTCTGGTTGGTTGACTGTACACCCCACCCACCCAGCTGTCTGGTTGGTCAATTAACTAAGCGGTTGGGTTGCATTCGTGCTTCCTTATAGATCATATTAGCCAGGTACATCATTGGGAATGTTTCAGACATCTTTATTCAGGTTACTTTAATCAAAACACCGAGACCGTCTAGACATGCAAATTACCTGAAAGGTTTCTCAGCTCATCCTAAAATGAGCGAAAAAGGCAAAGTCGTTGTAACGAGGGATGACTTCCTCCTCCACAGAACACTCGAATCTCTTCCAATCGGCTGCTCACTTTTTCTTGTCGATACACACATTAAAATCGGTAGCCACTCCGTGACATCAGTACCACGGTCTAAAAAGTCACTGATTATTGCAGAAGCTGAGTCTAAAATCAACATTTGACATGGTCTATCCTTCGTTTTACCAGAAAGTGTTGCTAAAACTAACAGACTGGAATGTTTGTGTTAATACAACGATCAACAAACTGTGAACAAGAATAGTTCGCTACGACTGTTTGCAAACGGAAGCCTTGTTGAACGCACGTCTCGTATGGTCACTGTTCATTTACCATTTTTAGTGGTGCAAGTGACATTTACTGTATTCAACAAGGCGTCCTTTCTCAATGTCAATAGTAACTGTATACAAGAAAACAACAGGGCATAGTAATGAAGCAACCATATTCATCAAACTATCAAAGACATGCTTACAATCTTGTTGATTGTAGTATAATTTCAGTTTCATCACGTTCTGACGATTTACAGGAGTTATAAGGCAAGTAAGTGCCTTATGGAAGTGTGTTTCAGTAACTATTCTCTGCTATTTATCATAACCCAATTTAATTCACTGATATTCTTGAGCTGTTAGCTATTGTTCCTGTTGTTCCGTCTTCCATTAGCTTTAAAAGTGAATTTCACACCACAATAGATAAGCTAACAAGATTCTACTGGTGTTTTGATTTTTCTCATTAATAACTGGGTTCTCTTAGTTGCAATAAGACAATATGCTAGATGAGTTGGTCTGACTGCACTGCTCCACTTTTTAGCTCTGAACTTCAAAGATGAATTGGGCTGTCTTTGCTGATTTATAGAGTGACAGGCTACATATGAAATATGCAGTAATGAAACTCATGAAAGATTTATTGAACAGTTGCTTCCTCCATCTTGTTGTCGGAGACAGGTAGAAGATGTTAAGTCTGTTATGTGAAAGAGTGACACATTTCTTAGCCAGTTATAACATTAGCACTACAGTTCAGTGTTCACTAGTTCCACTTCAATATATTATATTTCTGCATGCCCCATTTACAGCACAAATTCAACAACAATAGCACTTAAGGAGTCCATTGTATATCAGAATCATTTTTTAGGTTAGCCAAAGTGTCTGTTTCCCAAAGTTGCGTGGTAATTGCATTCTTTTGTTCCATGCCATGCCAAATGACTTGCAAAATATTCACCCTGTTTGGCCAAGAGCCCAATATATCCAGTAACTAAACTAACTGCAAGTTTttttcagtctctgtctctgtgagatTTCCAAGAATTGTTTTTTTTTGGTGCTGTTGAACTGGGTCTTGGAGTGGTCCCTCCGTTGCATCAGGCGCAGTATGTGTGTGGAATGTCGAAGTTATTTCCATCCTCTAACGGTATTTGGAAGCACAGGCCCCTGTTATCCCATCTGCAGTGGCAGTCAATAGCCCATGTCATGCCAAGGAGAATGAGAGGGCTCAGTATAGAGATTCAGTAAGCAAACTGAAAGCATCTGCTAGGCAACGGAGCATCAAAGGCTTTTCCCATTCCTCTCTACAACAGCATAATACACAGGGAGAGTACAAAACAAATAAGGCAACAACAACTCATTCCTTTATTCACCGAACCTTAAGTATTTGTGACTGCACAGAgcgggagagacggagaggaaaaCAGAGCAAGGCCAAAAGACAACAGTCAGGGAAAatgcagatctctctctctctttctctctgtgtgtgtgtgtgtgcgcgcacatcAGTGCACACGTGCACATGTACTATGTGCACACGtgagtgcttgtgtgtgtgaaaATGCAATCACGTATGTGTGCATACTTGCACATACGAGTGTGTTTATTATGTAAAATAGAGAAAAACACTTGCAACTGATCGGTGACTTAAAATGCACTCAGCAGCACCACAGCTGAAGTATTTGTAGAAGTAGGCAGCACTCCACAACAAGGCAGCACTGTGAGCCTTCACAGGAGTCACACAGAGAAGATGGAGATGAGTGGAACATGAAGACAGGGTTTGAAAATTAAAGAGGCCAGAGAGCAAAAAGAAAGAGTGCTTCCTCAAAATCCTTTTTGCACATAATTTGAGTTCCTCATTCCTCAAGAGTCCATGTCTAAGTGTACTTGAGTGTGGCAGTGTGCTGTGTCCCTAGAGTGGTACACACTTACACTACcgctcaaaagtttggggtcatgtccttgtttttgaaagaaaagcacattttttgtccattaaaataacatcaaattgatcagaaatagagagtagacattgttaatgttgtaaattactattgtagctggaaatggctgatttctttaatggaatatctacataggcgtacagaggcccattatcagcaaccatcactcctgtgttccaatggcacattgtgttagctaatccaagtttataattttaaaaggctaatttatcattagccttctggatgatagcggggtgaacggtgaacaggcagtggctcgggtggttgttgtccttgatgatcttcatggtcttcctgtgacatcgggtggtgtaggtgtcctggagggcaggtagtttgtccccgagagtgagtgctacggggcgatagtcaatTAGCCCAGTTACCTTagttttcttgggaacaggaacaatggtggccctcttgaagcatgtgggaacagcaaactggtatagggattgattgaatatgtctgtaaacacaccagccagctggtctgtgcatgctctgaggacgcgtcTGGGCCTGCATTCTTGCCAGGGTTAACAGGTTTAAATGTTTTAGTCacattggctgcagtgaaggagagcccacaggttttggtagcgggccgtgttggtggcactgtattgtcctcaaagcgagcaaagaagttgtttagtttgtctaggagcaagacatcgtggtccgcgacggtgctggttttctttttgaagtttgtgattgactgtagaccctgccacatacctctcatgtctgagccgttgaattgcgactctactttgtctctatactgacgcttagcttgtctgattgccttgcggatggaatagctacactgtttgtatgtcatgtttccggtcaccttgccctgattaaaagcaatggttcacgctttcagttttgcgcgaatgctgccatcaatccacggtttctggttggggaaggctttaacctctctgggatattcgggatggtagcgtcccacctcaacaacagccagtgaaagtgcagggcgccaaattcaaaacaacagaaatctcataattacaattcctcaagcatacaagtattttacaccattttaaagatacacttctcgttaatccagccacagtgtccgatttcaaaagggCTTTATGACGAAAGCAAtgtgttaggtcagagccaagtcacagaaaaacacagccatttttccagccaaagagaggagtcacaaaaagcacaaagagatcaaattaatcactaacctttgatgatcttcatcagatgacactcataggacgtcatgttacacaatacatgtatgttttgtttgataagttcatattttaaaaatctgatattacattggcgtgttacaagtagttccaaaacatccagtgattttgcagagagcc
This window contains:
- the LOC118391140 gene encoding microfibrillar-associated protein 3-like; protein product: MTHTQAHMCVCMIITLLFASGHAEEIIKDGTQNRSLVSIHYLASLPTLRDIIVKEGASTLIECNVTGKPDDIQWYNSKGHVLGAEEGGGKWLIQDKSFLNITTVSFEDRGRYTCIASSSAGTSNYTITLRVAYVHSGLGLYYVIVCLIAFTITMILNVTRLCMVSSHLKKTEKAINEFFRTEGAEKLQKAYEIAKRIPIITSAKTMEWAKVTQLKTMEFARHMEELARSVPLPQTILSCRAFVEEVMETVHTSVGATSLQKAIEPANPEGRGKTCEVQMSAEQQGPAAHGREDVDGTIENSLDIEVSVHPMSNCEDEKWAEGDEVSVPMLGPCSSGSVAYESRI